The genomic stretch ATCTCATAGCCGAGCTTGTTAATTAGAGTCATCACCTCAGCGTTGCTGCCGAGCCCGTTTACAATGACCTTTTTTTCAACAAGCAAATCCAcatcttcttctttgttgaGAAGACAACCCAATAGCAAAACATAATTGCAGATGTAAGATTCCCACGGGTAATGACATTGCTCAAAGGCCATAAAGTTTCGGAAAATGTGTTCTGTTTGGTCGTCTACGGTAAACAGAGGGACTTTCAAGAGAGGTTGTATTCTTTTCAAGCACTTCGAGCATTTCAAACAGGGTAAGCAATTTAAGTACCAGAAACAATTTAAGAAGGGACAGCTTTTCAAGCACTTATTCTTCATGAATTGTATGTCAAGTAAACCTCTTCCACAAAATGGCTTGAATCTCACTCCTGCCTTTTCCAGCTTTGTTGCACTTGGTGGAAGTCCAATGTTGTTATTGGTAGGTTTCAGGTGCTGTGGAAGGTAATATGTTCTGTCCAAATCAACGAAATGTAAGGGATCCTTCTCTCTCTCGTTCTCAATATTGAGCCCCAAGTATTTACAGGCAAGATCAAGAAATGGAGTATCATTGGAGGCAGATTCATATAATTCTATGAGAACATAATATGGAAGTTGATTCTCGAGTAGCATCAAGTCCTCAACTATTTTAGATCGCCGCCATGGTTTACTTAATATATAATCGTTTTTGTCTTCTGGATTTTCTGAATATCTCAAGAAGAGCTCAATGATAAAGATAGCATCCAATAGAATCATTTCTACAAAAGCTTCAGTTACCTCAAAGGTCTCTGAATAGCAACGGgtgattttttctttgttgggttcAATTAAGCTTGTAAGATCCTTCTGGCTCTTCCCAGCACGAATACAAAACTTCTTCCAATATATGACTTTTTGGATTTCCATGTCGCTCAATTCTTTTCGACCGTTATGAAAGGGGCCTATTGAAACTAGCTTAGGAGTATAGGCTTCTTCATTTACCTTGCGGAGTTGCTTGGGAACCCTGTAGATATAGCACTCCCGCCACTGATCAGATACCAGTTCTGGTTGAGTGTCAATGAGGAACACCTTGCATTGAAGTGGTTGTAAAGTCCATTCACCAACTGCAGAGCAAGGCTTCTTTTCCATCCCTCAACTCCCTTTTCCTAGTGAGAAATAAACAacattcacttttttatttgcttatttAGGAGTTTTCAGCATTAGCTCATTGCTTTTAGGTTTTCTTTGTAAAGTgtatagttgtttttttttaatgaaagttACTCTAACACTTATAATAGAATATAATACAATGAAACTGCAAAACCTTATTTCAATAATCACGTGGCACAGCTCTCAGCCCACAACTGCATATGGATCATGATTCTCTACAATTACAAATACATTGTAgattataaaattatgtaatttaggTCATTTATTGTACCAAATAGATTGGAAAATGCCACACATTAAAAAGGTAGCATGTTACTAatgagaattgagtatattttcatgaAGTTCTTGTTCTCTATGTCGTACAAAAGCTTTGAGCTAAAAACCGTAGTTTTGTTTTATGAAAAAGCGTCTTCacaaaagtgaagaagaagcgttttgagaaaaaaatcatttttagatGACTCTTGgtaacaatttatttaaaattgtaaggAATCCTATTCCataatgctatttaatattttccataCTCTTATTTTGTTGGCATATATGGGTCCTAtagattcaatggttgatttttttttaaaaaaatagaggatAAAAAAGGCATAAGAGAATACAGAGGACCCGGGCATGCAAAGATCGAAGTGCAACAAAAAGCAGTTctggaaaatatgaaaatatttgtaggatttatttaatatatgaaTCGGGTTTAATCAATCATTTAATCTCCAATATTAAACGACTTAAACTAACAGAAAGTCTGCCTAATTCGATTAATTTATTAGGAGTAATTAAGCTCCCAACCACTAAGCCAACTCCTCCTGTGGTTTGGAAAAGTTCAAcacattaattataatataaatcaaTTCTGGGATACCAAGTATCTCAAATTTTGACATCAATTTTCATCTTCAATCCATTAGGGATTTCTTATAAACTGAATAATTGGATCTGAATTTGAACTTGAAAATAAAGttgtaaatttaaataattgatTAGAAGGAGAATATTAGATTTTATCTCCCAAATGGTGAAGATACCATGCATAATGACTAGTACTGTATGAATAAACTGAActatatatgttattattaaaGGAAACTTTTAACACATGATCTTATGAAAAAGAACATAACAAAGTGAAATATATAGAGGGTAATTATAGAACCTGCAAATTTTGCTTGTAATATTGCTTGAAAGCTCCACAATCCCTCCTTTTATGGTTTCTCCCCTCTAATTTCTCAGTGAAAATATagcctttcttcttcttgcaaccccatatatatatatatatataaacttcatGCATGTGGTCTTCCCTGTCGTTATGAGGCCTCGCATAACAAAGCAAATtgttcaaattaaatttatcagTTTGGACAAAGACTCAGCTCGAAGTCTATCATTTTTTAGAAACTTGTGAAAAGTcgtactttttttgttttgaatcaGTCTTGCAAACTTTCATTTCTAGAAAAGACTAATCAGTAGAGCATATAGTGAGGGGCTTCCTCCAAATAGACTAGTTCGTCCATACATAAGAGAAAGTGCCTCTTCGGCTAGCCTATGAGCTATCCTATTTCCCTCCCTCCTcacactacaagaatttaggtctttaggggcgacttcgAGTCAACCCTAAAAGTCCAAAAGTGGACGTTGttgacaacagcgtcgactCAACAACGTCCACTTTTAGACcttaaaggtgtcgacgctaatagtccgaccctaatgatcaaatgagtgattatcagcgtccacttaaagtcgaccataatgatcacttttagcgtcaaCTTTATtgaccctaaaagtcgcaatgttttgaccttaaaggtgatgtaaacggaagccatagtcgacgctaatagtcaaccattagcgtccactcagagtggacgctgatagtcatccattagcgtccacaaagtggaccctaatggtcctaaaaaaaatttaaaaaaaaattaactatcagtgtccaaaccaaagtggacgctgatagttaaccattagcgtccacaaagtggaccctaatggtcctaaaaaaaatttttttaaaaaaaaattaactatcagcgtccacttaaagtcgaccttaattatcacttttaacgtccaCTTTAgcgaccctaaaagtcgcaatgttttgaccctaaaggtgatgtaaatggaagccatagtcgacgctgatagtcaaccattagcatccactcaaagtggacgctgatagttaaccattagcgtccacaaagtggaccctaatggtcctaaaaaataaaaaaataaaaaaaatatgcgatcgatcgcacaatcgtgtgcaatcgatcgcagtaccagtcggtttttgacattttgcgatcgatcgcagtattAGTAGGTTTTTgacattttgcgatcgatcgcacttgtagtgcgatcgatcgcagtaccagtggGCTTTCaatattttgcgatcgatcgcactctaagtgcgatcgatcgcagagcCAGGGAACCAAATTACTTACATATGCAAACCAGTTTCATTTCTGAATTTAAGAtcaaattttatacaaatttattaactttagtTATCAAGAATCTCACCAGAACTAACTACTGAAACtagaagaaattattaactGAATGACAAACCCGCTCCAAACTATCTAATAACTGGGatgcaaaagaaactattttctgCCAAGAGGTTTAGTAGATTCAATCCTCCAGCTTGCAATTAATAGAAGTAAACGAGCACTATGACCCTTATTCAAATCTATAAGAATGTGTTCAAGACAAAGCAATGAcaagtattaagaaaaaaacaaaagaaatattaaaccaGGTCATACCCTGATCATTAGTTCATGCAAATCAATTACATTAAAAGAAAACGCAATAGATTATACAAGAAAGGTGAAAATAGTGCTTAATTTTAAAGATTGGCTTGcatgaaaagaagaatattcaCTGCTTatgcaaggaaaggaaaaaggtAGAGTCACGTACAGAACTGTTGGTATAATTGCCCATAATACTCCTAAATTACAGAAAGCTTTATTTTTTACGGATTCTAGTTATAAATCAATCTAACAGTAATGGACGCTACCAACCCAGTTTGTACTGTAGAAAGCCTCCACCATCTCAACGGATCTGTTATGTACTACAGCAGCCACCTGGATATGCACAGAAGTCAATAATAGAAaagagaccaaaaacaaaactggaGCACGTTATAAATTATCTCATTagaacagaaaattttattgtaaacagTATTACAGGGAGAAAGCATAAAAAATGTTTGCATATGTATGCATAACCAAATTAGATATGAAGTTACACCACAAAAATTAGAAGCTGCTTATATAATGAAAGACAACCAATTATGGCTAATTAAGTAAATcccaaaagagtaaataaaacacaacGTCAAATAAAGGCATACCTTCTTCCAGTCTTTTCCATATTTCCGATAGGCTTCATAAAAATGCTCAAGCTCCTCCTTGCTCCATTGAGGTCCTAGCTTATCAGaatatttccttttctgtgCATAAAATACAGCAGccacaatattaaaaaaaaaaaatccacacttTGAAGCTTTAAAgtcaactcaactaagccttaATCTCTGTATACTGGGTTGGTTTATGGACCTCAATAACAAATTATGTTTGCCCACACAAATACATTCCCATGCAAACAAGAGGCTCAATTAATGatcctatatattttgttattctaTCCTATCTGAAATTATCCTTTCTATTGCCACAAAGATTGACTGTGTCCTATACAAGAGGCCATCATTTTGAAGATCCTATTAGATacttcaaaacttcataaaagGCCCACACTACATTCTACCCTCCATAAAAACTGACCAACAAAGGTTTATGAAACTTGGTTAACAAGTGTAACCAAACCAAGACATAGAGAGTCaaagcacaacaaagaagaataatggttacaaataaatgaacaaataacGAGTCAGataggtattaattaagttataggaaaagtataggaaaaaaaaaacttgtttaggATCCAAGAGAACATGTTTATTGATTTGGAATGTGCATCAATTCCTAGTCCTAGGTTGAATGTCAAAGCATATTTGATCACCtaatccatattgaaaaatgatCTGTCTGCCCAAATTGTTTCCTTCtgctgaaaaataaagaaagaaaaatgattgttttggaTAACCAAAGCTAACATACCAGCTCAAATTGGCTTGAAATGCAATGCTCAAACTCCTCCACAACCTTACTTAGCACAGATTCAACCAGATTTCCCTCCctgaaatttaacaaatttattttgaattactaTACAAATTTCTATCCGTAAACCATATCTGTTCTATCCTCAGCATCTGATGTACGTGAAAAATGGGCTAAAAGcagaaatttctattttaatgaaaaacagagatacTAAATTCCCTAATTCTTTGAGAATCCTGATCCCTGAATACATACTTGTTCCAGATCAGACGCCTCAAACGTAGGAATTCCCATTTCCTGCACAGCCACTAGGAAATTCCTCATATTCTCAAAGTACTGAAATGCGGACAATGCGGCCCCATCAAGAACCAGAGCAGAATCACATGGACTTTCCACCACctgaaaagaaatcaaactactgcttaaacatcccaaattgaaaaaacaaaaaagacacagAATTGAAATGAAGATAAGGATGAGGAAAAGGCTAACCTTGGGCACAGCTCCAGAGTAAACCTTGTTAAGCACATTGCAGAGAATGATCCCACTTCTCAATCCCAGCCTGAACTCCTCCTCCGACGGCTCCGCCGGCAAATCCTTCACCCCCACTACTCCTACCATCTTCCTCAGCCACCCCGCCGCTTCGTTCCTTCTCGACGctatcaatcaccaaaacaaaaaaaaaaacccatcaaccaCTCTCTCCCATTCATTCACCACAACTAACACAAACTTACTGATTTTCCTCTATTTGGATGCTGAGAAAATGAAACaagaaacgaaaagaaaataataatataaaaataataaaataccagCTTCCTCAGCTTTTCTAGACTCATCGATCTATCACAACCCAAACACTAGACAACTCCAAATTAGAATTACCCAATTCAGATTTGAGATACTCAACATAAATCTCCAAACACAAATCAAAGTCAACTACAAAATTTAACCcaacaaaaatgagaaataataaaaatcaagcTCACACCACTCTTCTTAGCAACCGAAATCCACCTCAAGCAAATTCAATATTATCAAAAACTAATCCAAAACTTCTACAACAAGAAGAACACCGGccacaaaaattacaaaaatttaaagtttaaagaggTTACCTCGACGatttttctccctttctttttcttctctggcTTCCCCGAACGAtccaccctctctctctttctttctctctccctcgctctctctccctcttccaGCTTCTTAGCAAAGCCTTGTATAAAAGCTTTCGTCGGTCAAAGTTTGGGAGAGCAGCGGTAGAGAgattgagagtgagagtgatgaagGAGGTGAGTGAGAGGGGTGTTAGGGAGGATTCTGGTGTTTTGAAggtttggggaaaaaaagacgcggtttatgaaatttttggtCCAAAAATTTCAGATACCCCGCCACTGGATGGCGCTTATTTTTTGCACTCAATAAGGGCGACCCTAATCagcctcaattttttttttcttttaaaaaaaattatacttataattttttaatttttatttatttttgtttttctttattttctcctgtaatatgttttgattattataatattaactaataatttccgtttaataaatttttatgttaaagatcattaagttgacatttaacttataattaattataagatcaatacaaaatccaaagataatataagatcaatataactaatgcactaagataatataaaaagcttatagttcaattgaatgttctattgaaccttcaattgtattcagtttgatcgatcaattgatcttatcatgatcaatctaactaattcattaggatcaatcggatgtttgatcgatcaattgattctattacgatcaatcgaactaattcattaggattgatcggatttttgatcgaatgtttgatcctatcatgattaatcgaactaattcactatgatcgatcatttgatcctataacaataaatcgaactaattaactaggatcgatcggatattcgatcaaacatttgatcttattacgatcaatcgaactaattcattaggatcgatcggatgtttgatcgatcatttgatcctatcacgatcaatcgaattaattcaatttcaatttcaattgtttcaatcattggATCTtgtcacgatcaatcgaactaattcattatgattgaccGGATATTTGATCAATCCGATAAGATCAATATAattaaggcactaagataatataaaaagctaacagttcaattgaatgttcgattgaaccttctaTTGTATctagtttgatctatcaattgatgaTACCACagtcaattgaactaattcagtaggatcaatcggacatttgattctatcactaTCAATCAAACCAATTTATTATGATCGATCatatgtttgatcgaacgattgatcctatcgcgatcaatcgaactaattcattaggatcgatcggatgtttgatcgatcatttaatcatatcacgatcaatcgaactaattctttacgatcgattggatgtttgatcgaacatttgatccaattacaatcaatcagactaatatgtaatagtatcgatcggaattgatttaatttatcagatgtttgattgaaccttcaatcatgtcaagttttattgattgtatcccgatcaatttaagtaatgcactaatataatataaaatgcatagagttcaattcaatgttcgatcgaacatttaatttgtttgaattttgttcgatcatttgatcttatcacgatcgatcgaacaaATGCACTAGCTAGTttttacggtttagattttattttgttatatttaacagtgtaaaatctttccataaggtatcaatatattcatcatataatatatatacactattagatctgtaaaatttaatatgaattatgaaatgggaattaagtcttcaaattagtccgaatgaaaactttatcctccaaatggaactcctaaccaaatggcaaatatatacaaattaaaatctttctttaggaggatggaattgaaatagaagaaattttcctttttttttaaaaaaaaaaaacatatatatatattgaaacaactgtacatatggaataagtgaaagggagagctttacttttacggttaaaattttattttgttatatttaacggtgcatattgtgtcactttatttgaaaattttaaataatgcaatgatatatacacaattttagtggacgctattgggcatcaattttattttttattttttatttttttatttttctacctactctttagggtcgactctaatactttagtattagggtcgactttaaaagtcaaCCCTAATAATGGgttttcagcgtccactttagtggatgctattggtcatcaattttattttttttaattttcctacgtactctttagggtcgacaaagtcgaccataatacttaagtattaggaaagtcgaccctaataatgactcttcagcgtccacttttagtggacgctattggtcatcaattttatttttttatttatttttttaatttttctacctactctttagggtcgacaaagtcgaccctactAGTTAAGtattaaagtcgaccctaatgatgagtcttcagcgtccacttttagtggacgctattggtgattaattttatttttttaatttttNNNNNNNNNNNNNNNNNNNNNNNNNNNNNNNNNNNNNNNNNNNNNNNNNNNNNNNNNNNNNNNNNNNNNNNNNNNNNNNNNNNNNNNNNNNNNNNNNNNNCATGGTTTACTTAATATATAATCGTTTTTGTCTTCTGGATTTTCTGAATATCTCAAGAAGAGCTCAATGATAAAGATAGCATCCAATAGAATCATTTCTACAAAAGTTTCAGTTACCTCAAAGGTCTCTGAATAGCAACGGGcgattttttctttgttgggttcAATTAAGCTTGCAAGATCCTTCTGGCTCTTCCCAGCACGAATACAAAACTTCTTCCAATATATGACTTTTTGGATTTCCATGTCGCTCAATTCTTTTCGACCGTTATGAAAGGGGCCTATTGAAACTAGCTTAGGAGTATAGGCTTCTTCATTTACCTTGCGGAGTTGCTTGGGAACCCTGTAGATATAGCACTCCCGCCACTGATCAGATACCAGTTCTGGTTGAGTGTCAATGAGGAACACCTTGCATTGAAGTGGTTGTAAAGTCCATTCACCAACTGCAGAGCAAGGCTTCTTTTCCATCCCTCAACTCCCTTTTCCTAGTGAGAAATAAACAAcaatcacttttttatttgcttatttAGGAGTTTTCAGCATTAGCTCATTGCTTTTAGCTTTTCTTTGTAAAGTGtatagttgttttttttaatgaaagttACTCCAACACTTGTAATAGAATATAATACAATGAAACTGCAAAACCTTATTTCAATAATCACATGGCACAGCTCTCAGCCCACAACTGCATATGGATCATGATTCTCTACAATTACAAATACATTGTAGATtagaaaattatgtaatttaggTCATTTATTGTATCAAATAGATTGGAAAATGCCACATATTAAAAGGTAGGATGTTACTAGTGAGAaatgagtatattttcatcaagttCTTGTTCTCTATGTCGTAGAAAAGCTTTGAGCTAAAAAccgtatttttgttttatgaaaaaGCGTCTTCACAAAAGTGAAGAAACGTTTTGagagaaaaatcatttttagatGACTCTTGgtaacaatttatttaaaattgtaaggAATCCTATTCCATAAttctatttaatattttccataCTCTTATTTTGTTGGCATATATGGGTCCTAtagattcaatggttgatttttttttaaaaaaaaatagaggataAAAAAGGCATAAGAGAATACAGAGGACCCGGGCATGCAAAGATCGAAGTGCAACAAAAAGCAGTTctggaaaatatgaaaatatttgtaggatttatttaatatatgaaTCGGGTTTAATCAATCATTTAATCTCCAATATTAAACGACTTAAACTAACAGAAAGTCTGCCTAATTCGATTAATTTATTAGGAGTAATTAAGCTCCCAACCACTAAGCCAACTCCTCCTGTGGTTTGGAAAAGTTCAACACATTAACTATAATATAAAtcaatgggaaaaatataaaaaagccccctaaactaccagccgttttcgatttagccccatgatgttccaaaagtcataaagtagccccccaaactaccaaactgtggcattttggccactccgttagtcaaaaccgtcagtctggacggaaactacaaaacgacgtcgtttggttacgggtaagttacaaaaatgcccttgtatgtatttttatttttattttttttaggaggagcaaaacggcgccgttttgctccaAAAAGGGTTCACTTacccctaagcaaaacggcgtcgttttgcttAGGTTAAGTGAACAAAACTTCAAGCAGCAAACCCACGCAGCACAGGTCCTCCGATCCTCTTCTCCACACGCACAACTCTGCTCATCCAGCCGATCGCGCCTTCCTCACATTAACACTAGCACAGGGCGAGTGGATTACTGACAATGGAACAACCCTTGTCTCCAGTGGAGGAACGTTTGAACTGGGATTCTTTACCCCTATCAGAAGCTTTAGCCCCAAAAGGTTTGTTGGGATTTGGTACAAGCAGGATCAACAAACAGTTGTATGGGTTGCCAATCGAGGCTACCCTGTAATTAACAGTTCCACTGGAACTTTTGGAATTTCAGATTATGGAAACCTCCAGGTATCGGATACTGGAGGTGAATATTATTGGTCTACGTATCTTGATTTCTCGTCTACAAATCAGACCGTGAAGCTCTTGGATTCTGGAAACTTGGTCTTCAGCGATGATGATCCGTTGGCGATGGTTCAGTGGGAGAGCCTTAAATATCCGACTGATACATTTCTTCAAGGTATGAACATAGATCAAATCCGGTTGATTTCATGGAAAACCGATGATGA from Corylus avellana chromosome ca1, CavTom2PMs-1.0 encodes the following:
- the LOC132162114 gene encoding UPF0481 protein At3g47200-like — encoded protein: MEKKPCSAVGEWTLQPLQCKVFLIDTQPELVSDQWRECYIYRVPKQLRKVNEEAYTPKLVSIGPFHNGRKELSDMEIQKVIYWKKFCIRAGKSQKDLTSLIEPNKEKITRCYSETFEVTEAFVEMILLDAIFIIELFLRYSENPEDKNDYILSKPWRRSKIVEDLMLLENQLPYYVLIELYESASNDTPFLDLACKYLGLNIENEREKDPLHFVDLDRTYYLPQHLKPTNNNIGLPPSATKLEKAGVRFKPFCGRGLLDIQFMKNKCLKSCPFLNCFWYLNCLPCLKCSKCLKRIQPLLKVPLFTVDDQTEHIFRNFMAFEQCHYPWESYICNYVLLLGCLLNKEEDVDLLVEKKVIVNGLGSNAEVMTLINKLGYEIMEVKSCYSDLAQQLNDHCGNYWNRNMSLLTTAYFPDIWRGTASFVGLIALGLLFWNFLRAFVMKV